Sequence from the Actinocatenispora sera genome:
GGCCGCGGACGGCCCAGAAGTCGAACACGATCCGGGCGAGCTCCGGTTCGGCGGTGGCCCCGGCCACCATGGCGCGCACCAGCGCGTGCAGCCGGTCGAGCGCCGGTTCGGCCGACTCGACCAGAGCCCGGACGCCGCGCAACGCCTCGTCGGCGAACCGTTCGAACGCGGCGGCGAGGATGTCGTCCCGGCTGGTGAAGTAGAGGTAGATGGTGCCCTTGGCGACTCCCGCCTCGCGGGCGACGTCCTCGATCTTGGTCGGGTGGAAGCCGGCGCGGGCGAACACCCGGATCGCCGCGTCGAGGATCTCGGCGCGCTTCTCGTCCTTGTTCACGGGTCGCGGGCTCACCGACACCTCCATGATGACTGACCAGCCAGTCATCAATATAGCCCGGCCGTACCGCTATGCCCAGCCCGGGCAGCACACCGGTACGGCGGCATCCCGGCGCGGAGCCGTCAGCCCGGGCGGCGTTCGGTGCTCACCTCGGTACCGGGGCGCCACCGGCGGACGGTCATCATCCCGTCGGCGGGGTCGAACCGCACCGTCGCGGCGCGCTCGACGTCCAGCACGAACAGGTGGTAGTCGCCGGTCGGGTGCCAGGCGATCCGCGCCTCGATCGCCTGGCAGTACCGCTCGCGCAGGTCCGGGTCGGCCACCTCGACGGCGCGCCCGTCCAGCTTGACGTCGCCGCCGGGGTTGTCCTTGCCCGCCGGCAGGCTCAGCACGGCCAGCCGCGGGTCGCGGCGCAGGTCCAGCGCCTTGCGGGAGCGCCACATCATGCCGAGCATCAGCTCGTCGGCGGCGAAGTCGACCTCACACGGGCTGAGCCGCGGCGCCCCGTCGGACCGGATCGTGCCGAGCAGTACCAGCTGGTCGGCGACGAACCGGTCCCGCGCGGCCGCGGCGAGCTCCGGACACTGTACGGAGAATTCCTGCCATCGCATGCGACCGACGCTAGGCCGGTGGCCTGACAGGTGTTGTCAGGTCCGCCGGGCCGATCCCGGACGCAAGGACCGAGTGCCGTCAGGCGCACCTAGGGTCTGGACGCAACCGGGTGTCAGAGCTTCGGGAACCAGAGGGCGATCTCGCGCTCGGCCGAGGCGGTCGAGTCGGAGGCGTGGATCAGGTTCTCCCGGTTGGACAGGCCGAGGTCGCCGCGGATCGTGCCGGGCGCCGCCTGCCGCGCGTCGGTGGCGCCGGACAACGCGCGGACCACCGCGATCGCCTCGTCGCCGGAGACCACGAGCGCCAGCAGCGGGCCGGAGGTCATGAACTCCTTCAGCGGCGGGTAGAACGGTTTGGCCACGTGCTCGGCGTAGTGCGCGTCGGCCAGCGTGGCGTCCATGGTGCGCAGCTCGGCGGCGTCGATCCGCAGCCCCTTGCGCTCCAGCCGGCCGAGAATCTCGCCGGTCAGGCCGCGCCGGACGGCGTCCGGCTTGATGAGTACGAGCGTGCGCTCGGACACGGATCCTCCCCACGGGATGTGACGGTGCGGCGGTCGCCGCACCCGGGCGAACACGGTGCGTTCCCGGTTGCCCCAGGCGAGCCTAACGAACGGCGGGTGCGAGCCGGACAAGGCCCGCGCGAGCAGGTACTTTCCAGGACAAACCACTGTGAAAAACCCCACGACCGTACCGGGGGCCGAGCGCATCGCCGCAGGTCGGCGGCACCATGGCCGGACCGCGTTCAGTTTCCTTTCAGGTCGATTGGGTACCAACTACGCAATGAGTTCCAGCACTACTACCAGCGACCGCATCGGTACCGACAGCGCACCTGTCGGCGACGTCACCGGGGCCGCGGTCCGGGCGAGCGGCACCGCCGCGGCCCGGGCGACCGGCGGCTTCGGCCAACGGCGCCGCTACCACGAGGTCGACCTGCTCCGGTTGGTCGCCGCGCTGGGTGTGCTCGGCTTCCACTTCCTGTTCCGGGCCAGCACCACCGACCCGGTGTTCGCACACACCGGCTTCCACGACCCGGGCGGGATCTTCCACTACGGCAACCTCGGCGTCCCGCTGTTCTTCGTCATCAGCGGCTTCGTCATCCTCAACAGCGCCTGGAACCGCACCCCGATCCGGTACCTGTCGTCCCGGATCGGGCGGCTCTACCCGGCCTTCTGGACCGCCTGCACGTTCACCGCGCTGATCATGGCCTT
This genomic interval carries:
- a CDS encoding TetR/AcrR family transcriptional regulator translates to MSPRPVNKDEKRAEILDAAIRVFARAGFHPTKIEDVAREAGVAKGTIYLYFTSRDDILAAAFERFADEALRGVRALVESAEPALDRLHALVRAMVAGATAEPELARIVFDFWAVRGPGAATVDFARIYAEHRRLIALLLDRAVAEGALPADVPEQTPAVLVGLVEGVLLQWLVDPARVAPGPAADAATDLLLAGLTAR
- a CDS encoding pyridoxamine 5'-phosphate oxidase family protein → MRWQEFSVQCPELAAAARDRFVADQLVLLGTIRSDGAPRLSPCEVDFAADELMLGMMWRSRKALDLRRDPRLAVLSLPAGKDNPGGDVKLDGRAVEVADPDLRERYCQAIEARIAWHPTGDYHLFVLDVERAATVRFDPADGMMTVRRWRPGTEVSTERRPG
- the ndk gene encoding nucleoside-diphosphate kinase, whose protein sequence is MPWGGSVSERTLVLIKPDAVRRGLTGEILGRLERKGLRIDAAELRTMDATLADAHYAEHVAKPFYPPLKEFMTSGPLLALVVSGDEAIAVVRALSGATDARQAAPGTIRGDLGLSNRENLIHASDSTASAEREIALWFPKL